The DNA segment CATCTTGCTACAATGAGAAAAAGGCCAAGAGAATCTCAGAGACATTGACCCTATCGTCATTTGACCAAGCCTATGCCAGCAGCTGTCCTCCTCCAGGAttcttgtaaataaaaataaatccctccttgtttaagcaaaacaaaaacaaacccccccaaaaaaaccaaagcccccagaaaacaaaaaccactgaactgtacattttaaaatgacatggtatgtgaattatatctcaatttttaaaacacatatagggaattccctagcagtccagtggttaggactccacgctttccctgccgagggcctggattcagtccctggtcagtcagggaactaagatcccacaggccgtgtggcacagccaaaaaaaattaaaatttaaatacttaaaaaataaatacttaaaaatttaaaaatacatatatagtgAGAACCCGTGGGAGTAATGTAAGTAGGGCAggtgtccccaacccccaggccgaaGACTGGtacccatctgtggaaaaattgtcttccacgaaaccagtccctggtgccaaaaaggttggggaccactgaagTAGGGGACTTGCTAGCTGTCAAGGGCTCTACAATCCTTTCTCTGAGTCCATGTGATTCCTTTGGACGAAGGAACTGGGGAGTGAGGGAGGATGTGGCCTTGTGGAGGAAGGGCAGGGTGCAGAGATGGCAGCAGGGCCAGGGGCGGTGATGGGGCTGGCGTCAGACAGGTTGGGGCTGCCCACTTCCTTCCCTGGGTGGGGATGGAAGGTCAGAGGGAGGCTCCTGGCACCTGGGGTGCAGGAATCTCTGGCATGTGGCCCTGAGCCCTTGTTTCCAGAGATcagccctcctccccagggctgggaggctgggtgggACCCAAATTCAGACATGGGCCTCTGGGGTGACCTGGCCTGCATCTTGGGGGTCCAATGACCTCTCTCGCTCAGCTCCAGCGGCCCTGCTCCTGCCCTCCTAACTGGCCCTGGCCTGCCCCACACCGGAGCCCTGCCCAGCTCCCTCCCcgtggtgggctgggctgggaggaggagtgAGGGTGAACTTACATTTTCAGGTCTTTCAAGCCCTCGGCCAGGGGGCAGCCTGACTAACCAGCTCCTCCAGGCCCgcggtgttgggggagggggtgaggccGAGCCCCAGGCTGTGGATGCGTGGGTGCTCTGCAGGCCATCATGGGGCTCCCCTGCAGGCAGCTGCGCCCTTGTCTGCTGCTCCTCGTGGTGCTGGTGTGGCCCCAGCCCTGCACGAGCCTGGGTGAGTGGGGGTCCCGGGATGGGTGCCCCTGGCCAGATCCAAGGGGCTGGGGCACCTGCCGGGACCCTGGGAGCCCGCCCCCTCCGATTGGGAGAGGCAGCCCCAGGGGCAGTGGGCCCTGGGCCCTCACCCCTATCTCCACGGCCGCAGAGCTCATCCCCTACACGCCACGGATAACAGCCTGGGACCTGGAAGGGAAGGTCACGGCCACCACGTTTTCCCTGGAGCAGCCGCGCTGTGTCCTGGAAGGGCACGCCAGTGCTGCCAGCACCGTCTGGCTGGTGGTGGCCTTCAGCAACGGTATGTCCTGGTGCAGGCCTGGGGCTGAGGACAGCTGCAGGGGCCCTGGGAACCCCTCACAACTGGgtgtggattgggagtttgggcttTATCCAGAGCGCGGTCTGAGAGGTGACAAAGTCTCATGTGAGGCTTGGAGGGCCAGGGCTGGAGGCCTTGGACCCAGCCAGGGGCTGTGGCGAGGTCCCGTCCGCTCCTCCCCTCCGGCCCCAATCTGTTTGTCCCTCACTCCTGCAGCCTCCAGGGACTTCCAGAGTCCCCAGACACTGGCTGAGATCCCAGCCTCCCCGAGGCTGCCGACGGATGGCCACTACATGACGCTGCCCCTGACCCTGGATCAGCTGCCCTGTGAGGACCCAGTGGGTGGCAGGGGGGCCGCCCCGGTGCTTAGGGTGGGCAATGACGCCGGCTGCCTTGCTGACCTCCAGCAGCCACCGTACTGCAacgcccccctccccggccctggACCTTACAGGTGGGTCACCCAACCTGGACCTTGGGAGAGGGCTgtgctgggagaggaggggtTTTGGGGACCAgggctgcccccccaccccagcctctccccaggCCTCTGTCCTGGCCCGTCCCCTTCCCGGCTGCAGGCGGAGCAAGCCCCTCCCCTTCACAAGCCTGGGTTTCTTCCTCTGTGGGGTCCGACCAGCTAGGGGGGCAGACAGAATGTGGCCCTTCCAGGAGGCCCACGAGGAGGAGATGGGCATCGCAGAGCcggtggggtgggggttggggaggagtCTGCAGGCCCCACAAGGGGGGAGGGGAATGCTGCAGGGCCCACCGTCCCTCCCACAGGTAAATCTGGCGGGAAACTAAGCCTGGGGCTGAGGGTGGAGCCGGGGTGGGAGAGCAGGTGTCAGACGAGGGGACAAGGCCAGAGGTCTTCGGGGAGACCAAGTGCGGCTGGGGGAACCGGCAGGGAGCGCAGGCAAGGCGGGCCGGGGCGTAGGCTCCACCCACGCCTCCCTCGCCCTCTCACCCAGCCCGGCCaggtccccctccccctccccgtggccACTCCCTGGCGCGGCCTCCAGTTATACCTGCCGCCGCATCCCTAGCGTACCCCGGAGCCGTCCCGTCAGTGCCAGCCTGCCTGCGTTCCTTGCGGCTCGGAAACCTTCCGGAGCTCCGCCCCCCACCCGCGGACAAAGATAAAAACCGAGGCTTCGCACGGCTCCCGGTGCCCCCCGAGCTCAGCCTGCCCCTTCCCGTGGCTCCGAGTGCGCCCTGATcacagccctccctccctggccttTGCCTGGGGTACCCGCCCTTATAGGGGCGCCTTCCAAGGCCTCACAGACTCCTCACAGCCAGCAGTTCTCTGGGAAGCCAGGGCCCCCCAGCCCCATGCGCCCCGCTGAGCCACCCTGCATGTGACACTTAGTAATCGGGGCCACCTAAACCAGATAGAGTGTCTGGAGAGTGACGGTTCAGATGGTTTGGGGCTGCTGGCACAGGTCACTGTGGCCAGAGAGGTCTCCGGGGGTCCTTAGAGCAGGGCCAGGCTTCAGCGGTGCTGATGGGCCCCACCCTGCCCTATACATGGAAAGGCCCACAGCCTGGCCAGCCAGCAACAGCTGCCTGGGGCCTGGCCAAGGTGGGTGCCTCGCCCAGGGCAGTCGAGGCTCGGAGcctcacccttcctcctctccccagggtGAAGTTCCTCCTGATGGACTCCAAGGGCTCACCCCAGGCCCAGACGAGGTGGTCCGACCCCATCACTCTCCGCCAAGGTagcgctgggggaggggtgctccGGCTCTAGTCTGCCCCGTGTGGACTGGCCGCCCTCTCCACCATGGTCGTGCTCAGCCGGCCCCCGCCCCATACAGAACCTCGTGCTGGAGGCTGGGGCACTGGGTCAACCCCATCAGCAGAGACACCGGCTCTGTCCACCCCAAAATGTTTGCCAACCCTCGGGTGCCCCGGGCCCCAGCCCCGTCATAGACAGAAGCAGTCTCCCCTCCTTCAAGGAGCCAACCCTGTGCCCAGCACTGCCAGGTGGAGGAGAAGGGCCAGGGCAAGAAGGAGGCTGGAGTCGGTCAGGGCCGTGGGTCCCGGGATAAGGAAACGGCACGTGAAATGCTGGAGTGTCCCACATGTGGGCGCCCGGGAGATGGGCTGAGAGGCCGGGCTGGTGGTGTTGGTGGGTCTTGTCATgtgagggccttgaatgccaggctcCAGGAGCAGGGCAGTCCTGAGCTCTGTTGCCACGCTTCCTGCCACAGGCGGGGCAGTGGGCAGGCACATCGGTGGGAACAGCCCAGAAGGTGAGACCAAGGCAGAGGCTGGAGCGATGGCTGGTGGTCCAGGCTGGCAGAACACAGATGCCTAGCTGAGAGGGACAGATGGATGGGTTCAGGAGGCTGGCTGGGGATGTAAGGCAGTCAGCCTTGGGTGGGAGCATGGTGGGGAGGTGACCGCCCTGGGGTCCAGGGGCAGCCTCTGAGAGCCACTGTGTgtgcagggaagtccccaggctcCATTGACACGTGGCCAGGCCGGCGAAGTGGCGACATGATTGTCATTACCtccattctctcttctctggCCGGTCTCCTGCTCCTGGCCTTCCTGGCAGCCTCCAGCGTGCGCTTGTGAGTGCTGACACCCCCGAGGGCCCCTCTCTCACCCAGAACCCCTTCCCTCTCACTGGTCCCAGCACCTGGAAGCCCTCCATGAGCCCTGTGGTTCTGAGGTGGGCGGTGCCTCTTCCAGGGATGTGCAGGGaattccccgccccccccccaatatCTCTCACCTGGGAGGTCAGGGAGGTGGTCCAGCAGCTCCTCTGACGACAGGTTCAGAGAAGGGGCCACCTCGTTCTGACTGGGCCCTTCTCCTCCCTGACCTTGTTTTCTCTCCAGTGAGCCCTCTATCATTTCAGCGAACTGACACCCAGGTAGTCAGGGTGGCCACCTGGAGGAGGCACACCTCCAGTTGGTTCTacaagggaggaaagggagagcaGAGGCTGCAGGGGGAGGGCTCTGGGAGTGGGGAGCTCGGCAGCCTACTCCACCCAGCAGGATGACAGCTGCGCCTCTTCGTCTCCCCATCCAGCTCCAGCCTGTGGTGGCCGGAGGAGGCCCCAGAGCAGCTGCGAACCGGCTCCTTCATGGGGACGCGTTACATGACCCACCACATCCCACCCAGCGAGGCTGCCACGCTGCCCGTGGGCTGCGAGCCTGGCCTGGaacccctccccagcctcagcccctaGCCTGGCCCGTACAGCTGGGTCTGGGGCAGTGGGGGACCTGCACCTACGTGCCCCTCCCCCATCgcacctccccaccctgcctgAAATCCATCCCACCACTAGCAGCCCTGCCTTGGGCTTTCCCAGTTCCCCCGCTCCAGGCAGTGAAGTTGCACTCAGGGGAGGGCTGTGGTCAGGCTGGGCATCCAGCCTCCGCCTCCATCTGCCTCAGTTCTGCCTGCCTCGAGTGAGGCTGAAAGGTGACATGGAGAGACCGCCCTGACAGGAAGCTTCCAGGCCCCAGGAGGAGGCCTGCAGGGGGCCTTGTCTGCCCCGTgcggggggctgggctgggcccatCCTGGGGTATATGaggcctccctctgcccctctgtcCCGTCCACCAGCGGCTGGGGCTGCAGTGGAGCCTTTAGAGGTTCTTCCATTTTCCGTGGACGGGGGCCCTTTCTGAGGGTGGCACTCACCAGCTGTAAGGTCTGACAGTGTAGACACACGTTATGACTTTCCGGCCACCACTCCTAACCCCCTTGCACACGCTGATGGCTCACACACTTATCCACTCACTCTCACGCCacagacatttactgagctcctgcTGCATGCCCTGCAGTGTCAGACGCGGGCCCTCACGCAGAGCCCGGAGCTGCTCTTGGGAGCTCActcactgctctgagcctcagatgaCCACGTGTCCTGATGTGACCTGTTACTATTGGGAGGCTATCACTCCCTCACATTGTCACATACCCTGGGGCTCACACTCCTCAGACGATCACCCCAATGGACTCTCTGGGGTCCGAGAGCCCCCATCACCCAGGAGGATACACTTAACTCAGCAGCGTCCGTCCGCCCGCCCGCCAGGCCGGTGGTTCCCACTGTGGCCACAAGGGGGCGCTAGTCCAACGCAGCCGCAGGGTCCCGCGCTTGCGCACTCCTATGAACTGCTGCGAGTCCCGCCGCTTGACCCGATGTCGTAGAGATACCGCCACTCAGGGGGGTCTCTCGAGGTCAGGGCTCCAGGTCCCACCTCGGCCAAGCCAGAGGGATGAGCAGTCACGCTCTCGCTTGAGGATCTACGATGTGTCGTCTGATCCGCACAGCCGCCACCGTTTTCTGGacggaaaaactgaggctcagtacCCTCCCCGCCGCGCACTGTCCACTGTCACTGCACCCCGTGTCCCTGGACCCAATCCCGGCCCCTCTAGTCTAACCGCGGCTCCCAGCAGGCAGGCCCCCCGAGGAGGGTGGCCAGCGGGGGCCCCTGCTTTTTGGAGATGAATAAATGCAGTCTGGCTCCTCCATCCTAGCAGTGCCTGTGCTGGTTCTGGAAGAGGAGAATTTACACGcagggcccagcctggccccgACACCAGACCCGGGGCTGCCCTGAGCCTATGCCCTTGATCGCCAGCCCTAACTATACATTGAGGGTGCCCCACAGTGGGGGGCAGGGCCAGGAAGCCTCCCACCAACGCAGGTGGGTTTAGCAGTGCTCCCTCCCAGGCAAACACTTTAGGGGGGTCTACTTTGAAAACCCATGCACCCCTGGTCCCTTGTGGTCTCTCCCCCACCCTGCCTGCATCCCCACCAGCCACAAGACCCGCTCTAGGTGCAGACAGAAGCAGATTGAGATGTGGTCGGGAGCTCAGGCCCTGGTGTCCTGGGTGACACCTGGCCATGGGAACCAGCCCCTTCAGTCAGCCACTTTTGAAATTCTGCTACTGTAGAGCCCAGGATCCTCTTGGATTCTTGGAATTGGAGGACGGTTAAAAGTGCCCTCCCCCGCACCAGCTACCCCCAGAGGAGCCAGTCTCACACTGTCCTGCCCAGGCCTGGCTCCAACACCAGACAGGGAGGCCCTTGAGGCCCAGGATGCCCAGCTTGGGGCCTGCCCAGGAGGGATatggtggggaggaagaggggtccgctggtgtttgctgagtgaaaaaatgaacaaacctgCCCAAAGCTGGAGGATCACCCAGGAGCAGGAACTGCCCCAGGCTCTTTCTGTCCCAGGGTCCTTTTGTGGCTTGTTCTTAGTGCCAGAATCTGTGCAGGTCCCAGGAACTGCGACATCCTGTGCAGGCCTGGGGCTGCCCCTCACTTCTGAACAGCATCTTTGAACCCTCTGAGGAGCTGCTGTCGCCCCATCGGGGCCACTGGGGCTTAACCGTGGAGACAGGCTCTGAACACACATTGCAACATGGTGAGTGAAGACTGGGCAGGGGAGCCCAGGGGAGGCAACTGACCCCACCTGATGGTCAAGGGGACTTCCTAGGGCTGAGATGAGTCTCAGGAGGCAAATGCAAGTCAGTCAAGtcagaggaaagaaggagagggTGTGACTCAGGGAGATCAGGTGTAAATGGTCTTGCCCTACGGTGGCACGGATGGTGCCCGGGACCGTGGCAGCAGGGACTGGGGGCCAGGAGGCCAGTAAGAGGGAGGGTGACCTCCAGGCCGATGGAATCAGCCCTGACCCAGCTGGGGCAGATGAAGCAGGTTGGAGGGGAAGAGTTGGATTCTAGAAATATTCAGGAGgtggctggaggaatcaggcacttCTGAGACTTGGGGGATAAGCCAAGAGGAGAGGTTGtgctctccttttaaaaaaagaggcttgttttttaaaataaatttattatttatttatttttggctgcgtcaggtcttcgttgctgagcgtgggctttctctagttgcgacgagcgggggctactcttcgttgcggtgcgcgggcttctcattgcggtgtcttctcttgctgcagagcacgggctttaggtgcatgggctccagtagttgtggcactcgggctcagtagttgtggcgtgcgggcttagtcactccgcggcatatgggatcttcctggaccagggctacgaacccgtgtccctggtgttggcaggcgaattcttaaccactgtgccaccaaggaagtccctgtgctTGAGTTTCTGATGTGGGGACGGGTATGAATGCAAAATGGGGCCCTTTATGTTCTGAAAGTGGTTCTATCACCCCAGCTTTAGAGCAGATCCCCAGAAAAGGGGGTTCTGGGAACATCATCTTAGGTCGGTGAATCCACAAATACACTAacaaattgtttgttttttaattaatttattttatttgtttatttgttgctccgcggcacgtgggatcatcccagaccagggctcgaaccagtgtccctgcgttggcaggtggattcttaaccactgcgccaccagggaagtccacagattgttaatattttacaaaGACGGAAGCCAACCCTGGTCAGCGGGAGGCCACCCTGTGAGCCTGCCCAGCTGTGGGCGTGCTGCCCCAGGGCTGTGCTGACAGGTGTGCCCAGGCGCCACAGAGTCCACACAGAGAAGGGGTGGCTGGCGGGACCAGTCATCGCCAACACAGGCACCGTCACGCTGGCCCCCGGGGAGCCGTGCCATGAGCCAGACGCCAGCCCGGCGAGGGTCAGCTCGTGACAGCCTTGAGCAGGGTGCTTAGTGAGAACCACATTGTGGagaatttttcattaaataatgttttaaattttctccagGGCTGTATTTGGGGAAGTGCCTCCAAATCCACTGGCCCATAACATAATGGCTCAGTGGCTAAAAACAAGCTcattgttaaaaaggaaaaaacagcaaCGGTTGTGGGGGCGATGACTCGCAAATGACTCATCAGGCCAGAAATCGAAGGAATCAGGATGGAAACCAGGCAACCGGGcagcatccctccctccctctcaccctctggGTTCACTTTATTCCTCTGTATCTCTGAACCACCCGTGTCACTCCATCATCCCTGCAGTCCCCAGGCCGGCCACCCTGGTCTCTTGCCGGGGTGTCAGCAGCTGCCCCTTTGCTGGTCTCCCGGTACCAGCGTCCCTGATCCCCACCCGCATTCTCCTCCCAGCATCCCGAGGGACCAGATTATACACCTAATGGTGTCACACCCTTGCTCACAACTCTCAGAGGGACTTCCTGCTGCAAGAACAGAATCCAGATTCATCACCTCAGTCCTGAGGCCACATGATCCACCCCTTGCTGCCTGAATTCATGCCACACACACCCTCTGTTAGCCCCcatgccacagggcctttgcacttgcttttcCCTCAATGTAGACCATTCCTCCGCTTCGCTCCCCTTCCTCTAGATCATTCCTCAGCTTCACTGTCGCTTCTTCAAGGAAGCCCTTCCTGACTCTCTCAGCTCTCCTAgagctgtgttcttttctttctcggcacattttctttccattttgtaattAGACATTTAAAACGGTGAGCTTTTGCGTCTCCTCCACTAAACTGTAAACTCCAGGGGGGCAGTGATCACGTCTGCTTTGCTCACCAGGGTACTCCTACAGCTAGCACAGTGCCCGGCTCCCAGtagctgcttaataaatatttgttgcctgAATGCTTTATAAAAGGCGTCTTCACACCGACTGCAATCGGCTGGCCAGGGCACATGCTTCTTTGCCCGGTGCGGGTGTGTGACCGGTGGGTACCCTGGCTGCCCAGGAGCCTGGCATGTCCCACCCTCTGGCTGCTACAGTGGGAGGTGCAGACTCAGGCTCCGCCACAGGTGGGGTTcctgggtggggtgagggggccgAGTCCGTGCAGAGAAGAGACACCTTTTTGTGATTCTTACAAAGACATCATATGGCTAGCGCTGGCCGGGGGACATGGCAGCAAGAAAGCCATGTCCCCGACATAATATGGGTGTTGCAGGAGCTgggcagtcagaatggcaatcatctcTCATGCCCAGGAAGGTGGCCAGTCCCCAGGCACACACACTGTTATAGACAGAACCGTGTTCCTCACAATtcctgtgttgaagccctaacccccagtgcctcagaatgtgactgtatttggagagagggtctttaaagaggtaacgAAGTTAAGAGGTCATTAAGTAAGTTCTTGAGGGTGGGAC comes from the Delphinus delphis chromosome 15, mDelDel1.2, whole genome shotgun sequence genome and includes:
- the UPK3B gene encoding LOW QUALITY PROTEIN: uroplakin-3b (The sequence of the model RefSeq protein was modified relative to this genomic sequence to represent the inferred CDS: inserted 1 base in 1 codon; deleted 1 base in 1 codon), whose protein sequence is MGLPCRQLRPCLLLLVVLVWPQPCTSLGEWGSGMGAPGQIQGAGAPAGTLGARPLRLGEAAPGAVGPXALTPISTAAELIPYTPRITAWDLEGKVTATTFSLEQPRCVLEGHASAASTVWLVVAFSNASRDFQSPQTLAEIPASPRLPTDGHYMTLPLTLDQLPCEDPVGGRGAAPVLRVGNDAGCLADLQQPPYCNAPLPGPGPYRVKFLLMDSKGSPQAQTRWSDPITLRQGKSPGSIDTWPGRRSGDMIVITSILSSLAGLLLLAFLAASSVRFSSLWWPEEAPEQLRTGSFMGTRYMTHHIPPSEAATLPVGCEPGLEPLPSLSP